The genomic region CGAGGAGCCGACCGCGCAGAAAGCGCTCGTTAGAATCGCGCGGGGTGTACCCGGAGCGCAGGCCGCGCTGGGCGAGTCGTTCGACCTCCTCGACGAACATGCGGATGAACAGCTCGTAGAGCGGCATGCGATGGGAGAACAGCGACGAGCGCCCCAAGTGCTTGAACGAGGTGCCGCGCAGAGCTGCGAGCATGCGGATGAAGGCCTCTTTCGTTTGCTCGAGGCCGTCGCTTGAAGGGCGCTCGTTGCTGGCGGTTTCCAGGTCGAGCCCCGCTATCTTTGGCAGAATCTCGACGGTGAATCCGTTCTTTGTGGTGAGGACGCCCACGTAATTGCGCGCTTGGATCGAGCGCTGGCGTTCTGCCATGCCCAGGCGCATGATCTCGATGGGGTCCTCCGAGTCGACGTCTCGCTCTGCCGCTCGAAGGATGAAGTCATAGAGCTGGTTGAAGGCGTCTTCTTCCATGGACGTGCAGCCAGGACTCGGGCTGTCCTGGCTGCCGTCACTTACGAGCTTGTCGAACTCGCGGATTTGAATGAGGTTGCGAGGCATGTTATGCGTCCGCATCCTCGTCGCTGGCTTGGTTGCTCTCGTCGGCGGCTGCCTCGGGCTGGCGAGACCTATAGGGACCGAAGCTCTCGTAGATGCGCCGGAAGTCGCTTGCGGACCACGCATTGCCGTCCGTCCTGTCGATGACCTCGAAGCGCGCTCCGACGGTATCTGCCATGTTGTCGAGAATTCCGAGGTCGATCCCGAGGGACTCGCTCTCGTCATCTCCGATCTTGTGCACGAACTTCCCGTCCCTGTCGTTGAGTACGGCGCGGATGAGGTCGTAGTCCTCAAAGAAATAGTCCTGCAGCAGCGGGATGATCTTGCCTGCGAACGCCTGCCTGATGTCGCCGAGCGAGGCGACCTTCCAGAATAGGGAGTGGCCGAGCACGTGGTCGCGGTCGAGCAGCGCCTCGATGCGCGCATTCATTGCCTGGAGCATCCAGGGGACATCGACGCCATCGACAATGCCTTCGTTTCCGAGATGGTTGCGCAGGGCGTCATAGTCTGGGCCGACCTCCTCGAACGAGAAGCGCCGCCTGAACGCCGCGTCGAGCTTGGTGAGCGAACGGTCGGCCGTGTTCATCGTCGCGATGATGTGGACGTTGCCCGGGATGCCCCACCTCTGCTTGGAGTAGGGGAGCAGGACCGTGCGCTCGTCTTCGCCACCGAGCCGCTTGTCTTCTTCGAGCAGCGTAATAAGCTCGCCAAAGATGGCCGCCACATTTCCGCGATTCAGCTCGTCGATGATGAACACGTAGGCGTCGCTGGGGTGGTTGGCGGCTTTTTCACAGAAGGATTTGAAGACGCCGTCTTCTACTGCGTACGCGAGTGAATGGCTGTCGTCCGGGCTGGTACGTTCCCCGTCCGTAAGAACGGGGCGAATGCCTTCGACGAAGTCCTCATACGAGAACGATTGGTGGAACGACACAAAGCCGATGCGGCCTTCATCTTCGAGAGCTTTGTAGCGATCGGAAATCTCATCCCAGTCATCGGGCACGTCGCTGCCGATGATGCCGACGGCACGCCGTTTCGTTTGATACGTCTTTCCCGTCCCCGGCGCACCGAAAAGGACGGTGTTCAATGCAACGCTCGCATTGTTCTGGCGCATAGGCCGATCGATGACACTTGACTCTGGAGCGAGCCCTCCTCCTAGCTCATTCTGGATATGGAAAAACTGCTGCTCACTAATCTCGTCAAGAGTTATCCCTCGTCGGCCGAGATTGCCCATCGTTGAAACCTGAGAGTCATCCTTCAAGGTATTGAAAGGTACGGGATTGTTGAAATTTGCCAATCGCCTAAAATATAACGCGGATCCATCATACGGTTTGGTGGCTTGTAATACGGAACAGGCTGCCTTAATAGGCGTTGCCATATATGCAATAAAATAGTCACCTGTATTTATATGCTTAAAACAATCTATTTTTTTCAGGCTTTTTCCATTTTGTCTTTTGGTGTGAAAAATCATTTCCTCGTCAGTGGGGGACTGGCGGGGATCCCATTCTCTCGGGGAGAGGTTCAGGAACATATAACGAGGTGCGGAAGATACGTTGTTGCCGTCTTGCCTGGCGGCAGCATAAGCCCGCTCCGAGAGGTGGGGGATGTCGTCCTCAGCTAGTTTGTTTGACAAAAGAGCTTCTTGAATGCGATCTAGAGCATCAAGATACCGAGCGCCGCTGGATGAACTCCACTCGATATCAGGTATCAATGTTCTGAGCGGGCCGTACTCTTTGAGATTTCTATCAAGAGGAGGAAAAAAGTCGGGGCAAATATAGAACAAGCA from Coriobacteriia bacterium harbors:
- a CDS encoding AAA family ATPase, which encodes MSPDYHNYHIISSINESLTQFEFCSDKLIELLEQIKTNIVPDSARPKTNNGLFPSLMDPFSFYIQIFRYNDRTRRSILLELKSRLNLSGDIPSAYPGFPTANAWWLFADADSQEESVPALWQLFKSARRLSKNQGDSEKNSFYKDYDRALEIKGVADSNLPQCLFYICPDFFPPLDRNLKEYGPLRTLIPDIEWSSSSGARYLDALDRIQEALLSNKLAEDDIPHLSERAYAAARQDGNNVSSAPRYMFLNLSPREWDPRQSPTDEEMIFHTKRQNGKSLKKIDCFKHINTGDYFIAYMATPIKAACSVLQATKPYDGSALYFRRLANFNNPVPFNTLKDDSQVSTMGNLGRRGITLDEISEQQFFHIQNELGGGLAPESSVIDRPMRQNNASVALNTVLFGAPGTGKTYQTKRRAVGIIGSDVPDDWDEISDRYKALEDEGRIGFVSFHQSFSYEDFVEGIRPVLTDGERTSPDDSHSLAYAVEDGVFKSFCEKAANHPSDAYVFIIDELNRGNVAAIFGELITLLEEDKRLGGEDERTVLLPYSKQRWGIPGNVHIIATMNTADRSLTKLDAAFRRRFSFEEVGPDYDALRNHLGNEGIVDGVDVPWMLQAMNARIEALLDRDHVLGHSLFWKVASLGDIRQAFAGKIIPLLQDYFFEDYDLIRAVLNDRDGKFVHKIGDDESESLGIDLGILDNMADTVGARFEVIDRTDGNAWSASDFRRIYESFGPYRSRQPEAAADESNQASDEDADA